The Leptodactylus fuscus isolate aLepFus1 chromosome 5, aLepFus1.hap2, whole genome shotgun sequence genome segment TGCAGTCAGGGTAGACCAGTAGGCAGACAGGGACTTGATGGAGGAATGAAAGTGGGCACTTTTACTTGTTGGTGGCACAGTGGGGGCAATGTTACatgtatgggggtactaatgttTGTAGGGACACAAGAATGCAATAAGTAGTAAACTAAAAGAGGACAATATTACTTGCGGGGACACGGTTGGTGTAGAGTGACTTGTGTGGGACGCAAGTGAGATGCTATTTATTGTAGGGGGTATAGCAGTAGGGGTCAGAGGGGTTGTAGTTGCAACCAGCCCTTAAGCAATGGGATCTAAGGACCCCCTTCACCAGAGACTCTATCGGCATATGTAGCAGTCTGGTACCCCACTATTCTAGCACAGAATAGCCCGTCACACAGCTCCGCTGATGGAACAAAACAAGGTATGGGGGTCTATGGGTAAGCGATTATGGGTAGGGGGTACCCGAGTTTACTCTTGTACCAGTGTCCGTGAGTCTTTAGCTACACCCCTGACTAATATAACAATAAGGACTAGGATTGTATAGGTTAACTGTTGAGTATAGTCAGTGTATGACGTGCATTATACTCGTGTGATGTAAAATGCTGCCTAATCTTAGGTACATCCGCCTCAAGGAATCTTAGATGACACGGCTCTGAATGGAATTGCTTTGCACTGCACACGCAATATGTCTTTTTGGGCAGTGAAGATCATTAAATCCACTGAAGGAGCGTAAGTACCAACATCTCacacacaggggcgtaacttgagggaggGGGGTGcagccttagggggtccataagcactggtatcagttttccaattgcagcttccatctgacccataaacccaggagactcacagattgatttcaatgggggccaTCTTTttagtcaaaatcctgaccaaaaaactatgtgtgaacttgcCCTGCGTAGGACTTGCAACTATcctacgcaggtgtgaacctagcctaactgaAATAAATTCCACaaaatggggctttagcctaagagtCCCATGAAAACAGAAATGAAATTATTGCGACGAACCCATGTTAAGGAGTAACTCAATGGGACTTTCTATTGTTAGCCCTAATTTTACGATGTATattaattttacatttttgggGCTTTTTCCTTAGATTTGGCTCCTGGGGTCCCGTATTCTGGTGTAAGTCAGGATATCTCAAACGCTTTAGCCTGAGAGTGGATCCTAGACGCAAGTGGGATAAGACAGCCGCGAATAACATCAAGTTCACCTGCTCGGATGGTTCTGTCCTAGAGGGGAATGGCCTGACCTGGGGAGTTTATGGATGCTGGAGCGATAACTGTGAAAACGGAATACGCGGAATCCAAACCAGAGTGCAGGAAAAACGAAAGATCTGGAAGGATGACGTCGGTCTCACCGATGTCAAGTTTTTGTGTCGTGATAAATAAAGTCCGTTAACATGGAGTCACCCAAAATGTAATCGTTATATTTGGGGATCATCCTTTTTTGAGCGTATCCTcattacatttttgtaaatctgcCTTTTGCatagaacaaaggattatgtagataatcttgtttcccttagtcctaacagcggcacaatgtggggtatttcgtgcccctgtgtgctggtaggacaggcggaattttaattagccatgtattaatttcacatggcttgttccctttaagagggcacagatacctcccccctgtgcgtaaataacaagtaataatacatacattccaaaataaacaacaatagggggggaatccttgtgccgctgttaggactaagggaaacaagattatctacataatcctttgttccctgtcgtccctaccagcggcacaatgtggggaaatagcaagtaatccccataagggtgggagattaaacacaagcagaatgtaatacagtacgcccgaaggcagtagcttctgagccataccgatcaagtcggtagtgcttcacaaaggtcaattctgaagaccaggatgctgctgcacaaatctggtccaaggtgagagccttgacctctgcccaagaggtcgatactgcccgcgtcgaatgggcccttaggacggtcggcggaggtaagttctgactcacaaacgccaacttgattgcttccttcacccagcgagagatggtgaccttagaagccttgcggcctttatggccccctacataatttattaacaagttctcagatctcctgaaagcgcgtgtgcgctgaaggtaaatctgcaggttccggactaaatctagggtatgccacttctcctcctcaggggaagtgggcacgggaaaaaaggttggcaagcaaatgagctgactcacattcgccctagaagaaactttcggcctgaatcctggcagaaatctcaactgaacacggtcttcaaagaaggcaatgtaaggagcttccgatgagagtgcttgaagctcccctactctttttgccgaggtgatagcgaggagaaaagataccttataggtcagccactttagatccacctcctccagaggttcgaatggagcaacacaaagtgccgttaggaccttgctgaggtcccattggtggacaggagcagaaactgctggtctcagcctagttgcccctttgataaaggtgctcactaaaggatcctgagacaaccgcctccccagataggcggacaaagcggctacatgtaccttcagggtagaagctgcaagccctctgtctaggccgtcctgaaggaaatccaggatcgccctcacagggggatcggaggagtccacttcgtgttccgtgcaccaggcctggaaaatattaccgatcctacggtaattcttattggtcgaggtggctctggcgctggctaaagtccttaggacgccttgagacagtcctctattccttaatagggactggtcaacctccaggctgtcagattgaatctcctcagatcgtggtgtctcagctctccttgtgtcaccagatctgggaggggggggaagcctccaatacctgccttgactcatccacatgagctgggcaaaccaagtccttttcggccagaacgggattatggcaattcccgagacttggtcctgtctgattttcatcaataccttgggtatgatggaaactggagggaaaatgtatatcagcctgaacctccatgggatggacagggcatccactgccaaggcattgtcctcctggtacagagagcagaaggtttccaccttggcgttgagtcgggttgccatgaggtcgacatccggaaggccccatgtttggacaatctgatggaatatgtcttgattgagagaccattctcctgatacagggataccccgactcaactgatccgctactatgttcagggagcccttgatgtgaacagcggataggtgggtcagattcttctctgcccacgtgaagatcaagttcgcctctctcagtagggctggaaccctggtgccgccctgtttgctcaagtatattaccgtcgtcatattgtctgaccggaccttgactgccttcccttcgagaaagggggcgaagtacttcagcgccagatacactgcttttagctccttcaggttggaggttcctacctctggattcctccacagaccctggacagtcctgccgtccaggtgggctccccatcccgaatgggacgcatctgttgtcaacggggtccaacgaggttgaaccgaggaccttccgtctttcaggtgtctccaccatctgagggaaagacgggtaccgggagaaaggcagatcttcctgtgcagtccccgtggagatccgttccaggctctcaacacttccatctgaaggggacgcaagtgccataaagcccaagggaccgccttggctgaagaagacatcaggcctaggacccgcatggcggtgcgaatggtgatccatcgggacctgaggaggccccgaaccgaagcttctatttttgctcgccttggacgagataggaaaatctgcatgctctgggaatccagaacaaaccctaggaatttcttccgggtggatggcactatttctgacgtctcccaattgatcagccaacctaactcctggaggaaggcgatggctatctggaggtggtgatggagaattgaagtagactgagcttt includes the following:
- the LOC142202528 gene encoding vitelline membrane outer layer protein 1 homolog → MVPVLLLLVILQNLVATRTVIDVPNGESWGSWGVMEVCDEGTEIRGFQLKVHPPQGILDDTALNGIALHCTRNMSFWAVKIIKSTEGAFGSWGPVFWCKSGYLKRFSLRVDPRRKWDKTAANNIKFTCSDGSVLEGNGLTWGVYGCWSDNCENGIRGIQTRVQEKRKIWKDDVGLTDVKFLCRDK